A DNA window from Nitrospira sp. contains the following coding sequences:
- a CDS encoding Type 1 glutamine amidotransferase (MaGe:77309512), which translates to MRAVCLQHVPFEGPGAFATALTNRGVTLTHTLVPKDGLQKDAGDLLIVMGGPMSVNDSDGWIAEETAFIRSALLSGQPVIGVCLGSQFMAKALGATVRPGTALEIGMTPVRLTPDAKQDPVFATLPDSFEVFEWHGEIFDLPKGCVPLASSTVAPLQAFRYGTRAYGLLFHLEVESSGIDALCQECAADLTKANLTAQNVKAAAIPHLLTLHQFADRLIGHLLAPGR; encoded by the coding sequence ATGCGCGCCGTCTGCCTCCAACATGTTCCCTTCGAAGGTCCCGGTGCTTTTGCGACGGCGTTGACTAATCGCGGCGTGACGCTGACGCATACTCTCGTCCCGAAGGACGGTCTGCAGAAAGACGCGGGCGATTTGTTGATCGTGATGGGCGGGCCGATGTCGGTGAACGATTCGGATGGTTGGATTGCGGAAGAAACGGCGTTCATCCGTTCCGCGCTGCTGTCCGGACAGCCAGTGATCGGCGTCTGCCTCGGCAGCCAGTTCATGGCGAAGGCGCTCGGCGCAACGGTGAGACCGGGCACAGCGCTAGAGATCGGCATGACGCCGGTAAGACTGACTCCAGACGCAAAACAGGATCCGGTCTTCGCAACGCTGCCCGATTCGTTCGAGGTCTTCGAGTGGCACGGGGAAATCTTCGACTTGCCCAAGGGCTGCGTCCCGCTGGCCAGTTCTACCGTCGCCCCACTGCAAGCCTTCCGTTACGGCACTCGCGCCTACGGACTGTTGTTTCATTTGGAAGTGGAGTCTTCTGGCATCGACGCGCTCTGCCAAGAGTGCGCGGCTGATCTCACCAAGGCCAACCTGACCGCACAGAACGTAAAAGCGGCGGCGATTCCGCATCTCCTAACCCTGCATCAATTTGCCGACCGGCTGATCGGCCACCTTCTTGCCCCTGGGCGTTGA
- a CDS encoding LL-diaminopimelate aminotransferase (MaGe:77309513) has protein sequence MAGFPIEVATRIKTLPPYLFAAIDKMKQAAIAKGVDIINLGIGDPDLPTPAPIIESLAQAAKDPKHHQYPSYEGMLSFRTAVADWYKRRFNVALNPADEVLTLIGSKEGIGHIHLALVDPGDVVLVPSPGYPVYPVGTSFCGGVSHIMPLTKANGFLPDLNAIPKDVAKKAKLMWLNSPNNPTSVIMTKDYFKRAIEFAQENQIVICHDAAYSEIYYDGKRPASFMEVDGAKDVGVEFHSLSKTYNMTGWRLGFVVGNKDVLAALGKVKSQLDSGVFEAVQAAGITALGLDESVTDGIRKIYQERRDTLIPGLKQLGLEVDAPPAAFYIWVTVPKGYSSASFTAHLLEKAGIVTTPGNGFGAPGEGYVRMTVCTTKERLAEAVERIKKAGF, from the coding sequence ATGGCTGGCTTTCCCATAGAAGTTGCAACCCGCATTAAGACCTTGCCTCCCTATCTCTTTGCCGCCATCGACAAGATGAAGCAAGCGGCGATTGCCAAAGGCGTCGATATTATCAACCTCGGCATCGGCGATCCGGATTTGCCCACGCCGGCCCCGATTATTGAAAGTCTGGCGCAGGCCGCCAAGGACCCGAAGCACCATCAATATCCCTCCTACGAAGGCATGCTGTCGTTCCGTACGGCGGTGGCCGATTGGTATAAGCGCCGGTTCAACGTCGCGCTGAATCCCGCCGACGAAGTGTTGACCCTCATCGGTTCAAAGGAAGGCATTGGGCACATCCATCTGGCCCTTGTAGATCCAGGCGATGTCGTGCTGGTGCCCAGCCCTGGCTATCCGGTCTATCCGGTGGGGACAAGTTTCTGCGGCGGCGTGTCGCACATCATGCCGCTCACCAAGGCCAACGGTTTCTTGCCCGATCTGAATGCGATCCCGAAAGATGTGGCAAAGAAAGCCAAACTGATGTGGCTGAACTCGCCGAATAACCCGACCTCAGTCATCATGACGAAAGACTACTTCAAGCGGGCCATCGAGTTCGCGCAGGAAAACCAGATCGTCATCTGCCACGACGCGGCCTATTCGGAAATTTATTACGACGGCAAGCGTCCGGCCAGCTTCATGGAAGTGGATGGCGCGAAAGATGTTGGCGTGGAATTCCACTCGCTGTCCAAAACCTACAACATGACCGGCTGGCGTCTCGGGTTCGTGGTCGGCAACAAGGACGTCCTGGCTGCGCTGGGCAAGGTGAAGAGCCAGCTGGACTCAGGCGTGTTTGAAGCGGTGCAGGCCGCCGGGATCACGGCGCTGGGTTTGGACGAATCCGTGACTGACGGCATCCGCAAGATCTATCAAGAGCGCCGGGACACGCTTATTCCAGGGCTCAAGCAATTGGGACTGGAAGTCGATGCGCCGCCCGCCGCCTTCTACATTTGGGTCACGGTGCCGAAAGGCTATTCCTCCGCCTCGTTCACCGCTCATTTGCTGGAAAAGGCTGGGATCGTCACGACACCGGGCAACGGATTCGGCGCGCCAGGCGAAGGCTACGTCCGCATGACCGTCTGCACAACAAAAGAGCGGCTGGCCGAAGCGGTAGAGCGGATCAAGAAAGCGGGATTCTGA
- a CDS encoding 2-amino-4-hydroxy-6-hydroxymethyldihydropteridine pyrophosphokinase (MaGe:77309514), whose product MRETVYIGFGSNVGDRLDFCDRAVTLLSLLPHSQVTGISLLYETEPVNDHAQPGEGWFLNGVVRLNTDLTPRSLLTVLREIERSLGRDEDHRSGPRTIDLDILFYGDRIIQEADLVVPHPRLHDRRFVLMPLNELDPLLIHPSLQRTATQLLTDSTDRSEVRLLFPQPSVRYGSRPSCNPRQDA is encoded by the coding sequence ATGCGTGAAACCGTCTACATCGGCTTCGGATCGAATGTCGGCGACCGCCTGGATTTCTGCGACCGGGCGGTGACCCTCTTGAGCCTGCTGCCGCATTCTCAGGTCACCGGCATTTCCCTGCTCTACGAAACTGAGCCGGTCAACGATCATGCGCAACCTGGGGAGGGTTGGTTCCTGAATGGCGTCGTGCGGCTCAACACCGACCTCACGCCCCGCAGCCTCCTCACAGTTTTGCGTGAGATCGAGCGCTCGCTGGGACGCGATGAAGACCATCGTTCCGGCCCTCGCACCATCGATCTGGACATTCTGTTTTACGGCGACCGGATCATCCAGGAAGCGGATCTTGTCGTGCCGCACCCCCGGCTGCACGACCGGCGGTTTGTCCTGATGCCGTTAAATGAACTCGATCCGCTGTTGATTCATCCCTCGCTTCAACGCACGGCCACGCAGTTGCTCACCGACAGCACAGACCGGTCGGAAGTCCGCCTGCTCTTCCCGCAACCGTCGGTTCGCTATGGATCGCGCCCGAGCTGTAACCCTCGCCAGGATGCATGA
- a CDS encoding Pantothenate synthetase (MaGe:77309515): MKILRTPTAMAAWSRQLHREGVTIGFVPTMGALHDGHRALIRAARLQCDALVVSIFVNPAQFAPTEDLAKYPRPIAKDRALCRVEGVDICFEPGAAAIYPEGFETVVTVPTIARRWEGESRPHHFAGVATVVAKLFGMVRPDIAVFGQKDFQQAALVRRMIHDLNLGVTLIVHPTVREDNGLAMSSRNVYLSESERARASILYKSLQAGAAAIKDGVTAGRKIQSIMTQVLRQESTAAIDYLAACDPDSLAPLESVQGRAVLLGAIRIGTVRLIDNVVVKRPAKRTHR; encoded by the coding sequence ATGAAGATCCTTCGGACGCCCACAGCCATGGCCGCCTGGAGCCGGCAACTCCACCGCGAAGGGGTCACGATCGGATTCGTTCCGACCATGGGCGCGCTGCATGACGGCCATCGGGCGTTGATCCGCGCGGCCCGGCTGCAATGCGATGCGCTGGTCGTGAGCATTTTTGTGAACCCGGCCCAATTCGCCCCGACGGAAGACCTCGCCAAATATCCACGCCCGATCGCCAAAGACCGCGCGCTCTGCCGCGTGGAAGGGGTCGATATCTGCTTCGAGCCGGGCGCCGCCGCGATCTACCCGGAAGGATTTGAAACGGTCGTCACAGTCCCCACCATCGCGCGGCGCTGGGAAGGCGAGAGCCGCCCGCATCACTTTGCCGGCGTCGCCACAGTGGTCGCCAAGCTCTTCGGGATGGTCCGTCCGGATATCGCCGTCTTCGGGCAGAAAGATTTTCAGCAGGCCGCTCTTGTGCGGCGCATGATCCACGATCTCAACCTTGGCGTGACGCTGATCGTCCATCCCACCGTGCGTGAAGACAATGGCCTCGCGATGAGTTCACGGAATGTATATTTATCCGAGAGCGAGCGCGCACGCGCTTCTATTCTCTACAAGAGTTTGCAGGCCGGGGCGGCGGCAATTAAAGACGGGGTGACAGCAGGCCGGAAGATTCAATCGATCATGACACAGGTTTTGCGCCAGGAATCCACTGCAGCCATCGACTACCTTGCGGCATGCGATCCAGACAGCCTTGCGCCACTGGAATCCGTGCAAGGCCGGGCCGTCTTACTGGGAGCCATTCGCATTGGAACGGTGCGGCTCATCGATAATGTCGTCGTGAAAAGACCCGCAAAGCGAACGCACCGCTAG
- a CDS encoding PilZ domain-containing protein (MaGe:77309516), which translates to MKSLHCPSCGTSFVRVTSNEGMVEKALNHIHMFPFRCQLCTNRFRVFYLSSSQSTQAFDRREFKRLATAMDAQVVDSKPLPFTNRITDISMGGCAILAEGLAKGAFVELILKSSIEGEEIRIETAMVCSVRPESVGIQFLEFRPDEQRRLSQVVLGLLVGQGGQSPAYS; encoded by the coding sequence ATGAAATCGCTGCATTGTCCAAGTTGCGGGACATCGTTCGTTCGGGTGACTTCGAACGAAGGCATGGTTGAGAAAGCCCTTAACCATATCCATATGTTTCCCTTTCGCTGCCAACTCTGCACCAATCGCTTCCGCGTGTTCTATCTGAGCTCGAGCCAAAGCACGCAGGCATTCGATCGCCGCGAGTTCAAGCGCCTGGCCACGGCCATGGACGCCCAAGTGGTCGATAGCAAACCGCTGCCCTTTACTAATCGAATTACCGATATTTCAATGGGAGGCTGCGCGATCTTGGCGGAAGGGTTGGCGAAGGGGGCGTTTGTCGAGCTGATCCTGAAGTCGAGTATCGAGGGCGAGGAAATCCGAATCGAAACCGCGATGGTCTGCTCCGTCAGGCCGGAATCGGTTGGAATACAGTTTCTGGAATTCAGGCCCGATGAGCAGCGCCGTCTGAGTCAAGTCGTGCTGGGCCTGCTCGTCGGCCAGGGCGGGCAATCGCCTGCCTATTCCTGA
- a CDS encoding hypothetical protein (Evidence 4 : Unknown function but conserved in other organisms; MaGe:77309517), which produces MTDEQSMVEEFHKKFDILVQASPTAASEDTKRLRIRLIQEEFDELKESMAEGNLAALAKEMADLLYVVYGTAVSYGIDMEPVFREVHRSNLSKVGGYKREDGKWVKPPTYSPANIEPVLAVQRSFPEGAQKPLGDVEEVLRSA; this is translated from the coding sequence ATGACAGACGAGCAGTCGATGGTTGAAGAATTCCATAAGAAATTCGATATTCTTGTGCAGGCCAGCCCCACAGCAGCCAGCGAGGACACGAAACGTCTCCGGATCCGTCTGATTCAGGAGGAATTCGACGAGCTCAAAGAATCCATGGCCGAGGGCAACCTGGCCGCGCTGGCGAAAGAGATGGCGGATCTGCTCTATGTCGTGTACGGAACCGCTGTATCGTACGGTATCGATATGGAGCCGGTGTTTCGAGAGGTGCACCGGTCGAATCTCAGTAAAGTCGGCGGGTATAAGCGCGAAGACGGGAAGTGGGTGAAGCCCCCGACCTATTCACCGGCCAACATTGAACCAGTACTAGCCGTGCAACGGAGTTTTCCTGAAGGAGCTCAGAAGCCGCTCGGGGATGTTGAGGAGGTGTTGCGAAGCGCATGA
- a CDS encoding DNA recombination protein RmuC (MaGe:77309518), which translates to MDVTSVLLGIVIGLILGALAGWLLGAGRLSRQFQQHMVELSARAERAESLETELRRQLEQDRQEGAQLRADLATAQQARASADVRTEEARKHVAEQKQLVDQSRQQLLDSFQALSNDALTKNNQAFLNLARVSFETLQAKAEGELSQRQQAIDGLVKPLHESLQRYDEQMRLLEQSRQSAYGGLDQHLKSLAESHQRLQQETGNLVKALRAPTVRGQWGEITLKRVAELAGMVDHCDFFEQESVTGEDRRFRPDMVVRLPGGRQIIVDAKTVLAAYLDAHEAPDDQHRLDALRRHAAQVRSRMDELSLKAYWTQFERAPEFVILFLPGEQFLGAALDHDPRLIEEGFTRGVVLATPTTLIALLRAVGYGWRQEQMNAHAEEAGRLGKDLYERMAVLAEHVNDVGQALGKSVSAYNRAVGSLETRILPAARRFKELGVASDKEIPQLEPAEIVPRRTLPFDGE; encoded by the coding sequence ATGGATGTGACCAGCGTATTGCTGGGAATTGTCATCGGGCTCATTCTTGGCGCGCTTGCCGGTTGGTTGCTTGGGGCTGGCCGGCTCTCCCGACAGTTTCAACAACACATGGTCGAACTCAGCGCCAGAGCCGAACGAGCGGAGTCGCTCGAGACGGAGTTGCGTCGGCAGCTTGAACAGGACCGCCAGGAAGGCGCGCAGCTTCGGGCGGATCTGGCGACCGCGCAGCAAGCGCGGGCCTCGGCCGATGTGCGTACGGAAGAAGCGCGAAAGCATGTTGCCGAGCAGAAGCAATTAGTCGATCAATCCCGTCAACAGTTGCTCGATTCGTTTCAAGCGCTCTCGAACGACGCGCTGACTAAAAACAATCAGGCCTTCTTGAATCTTGCCCGCGTCTCGTTTGAAACCCTCCAGGCGAAAGCCGAAGGCGAACTGTCGCAACGCCAGCAGGCGATCGACGGACTTGTGAAGCCGCTCCATGAGTCGCTCCAGCGCTACGATGAGCAGATGCGGTTGCTTGAGCAATCGCGCCAATCGGCGTATGGCGGGTTGGATCAGCACCTGAAGTCGCTGGCGGAATCCCATCAACGGCTCCAGCAGGAGACTGGCAACCTGGTCAAGGCGCTTCGCGCGCCCACAGTCCGCGGTCAGTGGGGTGAAATCACGCTGAAGCGGGTGGCTGAGCTGGCGGGAATGGTCGATCACTGCGATTTTTTCGAACAGGAAAGCGTCACCGGCGAGGATCGACGGTTCCGTCCCGACATGGTCGTACGGCTCCCGGGCGGGCGGCAGATCATCGTCGACGCGAAGACGGTACTGGCGGCTTATCTCGATGCCCATGAGGCTCCGGACGATCAGCATCGGCTCGACGCCTTGCGGCGGCATGCCGCGCAGGTGCGCAGCCGGATGGATGAGTTGTCGTTAAAGGCCTACTGGACGCAATTCGAACGGGCGCCTGAGTTTGTGATACTCTTCCTCCCCGGCGAGCAATTCCTCGGCGCCGCGCTGGATCACGATCCGCGTTTGATCGAAGAAGGGTTTACGCGCGGGGTGGTGCTCGCCACGCCCACGACATTGATCGCGCTCCTGCGTGCGGTAGGTTATGGATGGAGACAGGAGCAGATGAATGCGCATGCGGAGGAAGCCGGCCGACTGGGGAAGGATCTCTATGAGCGCATGGCCGTCTTGGCTGAGCATGTGAATGATGTCGGACAAGCCTTGGGCAAGAGCGTGTCGGCTTACAATCGGGCGGTGGGATCGTTGGAGACAAGAATTCTGCCGGCGGCGCGCCGGTTTAAGGAGCTCGGCGTGGCGTCGGATAAAGAGATTCCACAGTTGGAGCCGGCTGAAATAGTCCCGCGACGAACATTGCCTTTTGACGGTGAGTAA
- a CDS encoding hypothetical protein (Evidence 4 : Unknown function but conserved in other organisms; MaGe:77309519) — protein MAVPLILPLNACTDRFLTGGKAAGLTRLLAEGFPVPPGLCLTVEAYRQFLCELQIDVETLWKEVRSATGATRAALLEDCRRRIHHGRISGECLAELERQVEILQRPTEQLWALRSSATNEDDARASFAGLYSTALGVAEDRLEASIRAVWASLWDEQVAAYYERVGWSERPPAMAVVIQPVLDAHAAGVLHTIHPITGRGDQVLVNAVPGLAVGLVEGTMPPDQFTLRWEASTSRVSVQERIVAKKDRALRLGAAGLFDQELVPSECERPSVTDDELEALVQLGKRVEAALHQPVDIEWAMDRQRLWLLQARPVTILPTPAQPAQAHCEWSRANFKETMPDVPSPLGISFLEQFMDLFLMGPYRRLGCQIPPGLSSVRIYRGRPYLNVSLMYALIDQLRGNTSTLAEHMGGHTVSRPLPIEQLSPWALLRAGLLAAWWIRQAARQSARWFADMKRMGQEHRRTFVQTLTLAQVRERIQALNEEFLHREMTFGIAGGVAQCLQALGFLLPRWLGDDWRGLLNAALQGQAQAISAQQIVRLAELVEVARREEPVRRLFACADWDGRTADRMLSGTQFSALFEQYLADYGHRGVGESDIMSPRFSDQPDIVLDVLRHQVNAPTTQSPAEIIARQQKVCEQGCAAIRARCGWFRWKVFSWWYRRLCRFYALREANRHHVMYYAGALRRLLLHAGVLLAEQGVVDRVEDIFFVRVEEQLPLLTLEARDWRALVQSRRQARARDLEMAAPDRLIDGEEDAPAASSPDATMWRGVPISAGSATGPARLIRTLEDWKKVTPGDMLVAPVIDPGMAPLFGMAAGLVAEMGGTLSHGAIIAREYGLPAVANIPGIMMAVREGDIVDLDATVGAVRRRKPSRDHHRE, from the coding sequence ATGGCGGTCCCACTCATACTTCCTCTCAATGCCTGCACCGATCGATTTCTGACCGGAGGGAAAGCGGCGGGCTTGACGCGCCTGCTGGCCGAAGGGTTTCCCGTTCCTCCTGGGCTGTGTCTCACGGTCGAAGCCTACCGTCAATTCTTGTGCGAGCTGCAGATAGACGTCGAGACGCTTTGGAAGGAGGTGCGGAGCGCTACGGGAGCAACTCGCGCGGCGCTTCTCGAAGACTGCCGAAGACGGATTCATCATGGCCGCATTTCCGGCGAGTGTCTCGCTGAGTTGGAGCGACAGGTCGAAATATTGCAGCGACCGACTGAACAACTCTGGGCCTTGCGCTCCTCCGCCACCAATGAAGACGATGCGCGCGCCAGCTTCGCCGGGTTGTACTCCACCGCGCTGGGGGTGGCCGAAGATCGGTTGGAGGCAAGTATCCGAGCCGTCTGGGCGTCGCTGTGGGATGAGCAAGTGGCGGCCTATTACGAGCGGGTTGGGTGGAGCGAGCGTCCGCCGGCGATGGCGGTGGTCATTCAGCCGGTCCTCGATGCGCATGCCGCCGGCGTGCTGCATACGATTCATCCTATCACGGGGCGTGGCGATCAGGTCCTGGTGAATGCGGTGCCAGGCCTTGCGGTGGGCTTGGTCGAGGGTACGATGCCGCCGGATCAGTTCACGTTGCGGTGGGAGGCCTCGACCTCACGCGTCAGCGTACAGGAGCGTATCGTGGCGAAAAAAGATCGCGCGTTGCGACTGGGAGCGGCCGGCCTGTTCGATCAAGAGCTTGTCCCATCCGAATGCGAGCGTCCATCGGTCACGGACGATGAACTGGAGGCGCTCGTTCAACTAGGGAAGCGAGTAGAAGCGGCCCTGCATCAGCCTGTCGACATTGAATGGGCCATGGATCGGCAGCGGCTCTGGCTCTTGCAAGCCCGCCCGGTGACGATCCTCCCGACGCCGGCTCAACCGGCGCAAGCTCACTGCGAATGGTCTCGTGCCAATTTCAAAGAAACGATGCCGGATGTGCCCAGTCCGCTCGGGATCTCGTTTCTCGAACAATTTATGGATCTGTTTCTGATGGGGCCTTATCGACGGTTGGGATGCCAGATTCCTCCCGGCCTGTCGTCGGTTCGCATTTATCGGGGGCGTCCCTACCTCAATGTGAGTCTGATGTATGCGCTGATTGACCAGTTGCGGGGCAACACGTCGACGCTGGCGGAGCATATGGGCGGACATACGGTTTCCCGGCCGTTGCCTATCGAACAGCTCAGTCCTTGGGCCTTGCTGCGGGCCGGATTGCTGGCCGCCTGGTGGATTCGCCAGGCGGCTCGCCAGTCGGCGCGCTGGTTCGCCGACATGAAGCGGATGGGGCAGGAGCATCGTCGCACATTTGTGCAGACGCTGACCTTGGCTCAAGTCCGCGAACGCATTCAGGCATTGAATGAGGAGTTTCTTCATCGAGAAATGACGTTCGGGATTGCCGGCGGTGTGGCGCAATGTCTACAGGCGCTGGGTTTTCTGTTGCCGCGCTGGCTGGGAGATGATTGGCGCGGGCTGCTCAATGCGGCGCTTCAAGGGCAGGCGCAAGCCATTAGCGCGCAGCAGATCGTCAGACTGGCCGAATTGGTTGAGGTGGCGCGTCGCGAGGAACCGGTTCGGCGTCTGTTTGCCTGCGCGGATTGGGATGGGCGGACGGCGGATCGGATGCTTAGCGGGACGCAGTTTAGCGCGTTATTTGAGCAGTATCTCGCCGACTATGGGCATCGAGGGGTGGGAGAGTCCGATATTATGTCCCCGCGGTTTTCGGATCAACCGGATATCGTGCTGGACGTGCTGCGTCACCAAGTCAATGCACCAACAACGCAATCGCCGGCTGAGATTATCGCACGCCAGCAAAAGGTGTGCGAGCAGGGCTGTGCAGCAATTCGAGCCCGGTGTGGGTGGTTCCGTTGGAAAGTGTTCTCCTGGTGGTATCGGCGGCTCTGCCGGTTCTATGCGTTGCGGGAAGCCAATCGACACCATGTCATGTATTACGCGGGTGCGCTGCGCCGGTTGTTGTTGCATGCCGGTGTCTTGCTGGCGGAGCAGGGCGTTGTGGATCGCGTCGAGGACATCTTTTTTGTCCGCGTGGAGGAACAACTGCCGCTGCTTACCCTGGAGGCGCGCGATTGGCGCGCGCTGGTGCAATCGCGCAGACAGGCGCGTGCCCGCGATCTGGAGATGGCCGCGCCGGATCGGTTGATCGATGGAGAAGAAGACGCTCCGGCAGCGAGCTCGCCGGATGCCACGATGTGGCGGGGCGTGCCGATTAGCGCCGGTTCTGCGACGGGTCCGGCGAGATTGATCCGAACCTTGGAGGATTGGAAGAAGGTGACTCCCGGCGACATGCTTGTCGCTCCCGTCATCGATCCCGGGATGGCGCCCTTGTTTGGGATGGCAGCGGGACTCGTGGCCGAGATGGGAGGCACCTTGTCGCACGGCGCGATCATCGCCCGCGAGTACGGATTGCCGGCGGTGGCCAACATCCCGGGGATCATGATGGCGGTGCGCGAGGGGGACATAGTCGATCTTGATGCCACCGTCGGAGCGGTGCGACGGCGGAAGCCCTCTCGTGACCATCATCGCGAGTGA
- a CDS encoding Glycerate 2-kinase (MaGe:77309520): MPEPLFQTGENPINHMALTLPASSARSILRRVIGAGLRAADPAHALLARVHRTGHRLQVGRRTYDLRSFERIVVVGAGKASARMAQALERVLGAYLDGGFVVVKTGHRLPTKRITVIEASHPVPDRDGIEAAKRLHAQAAELGPRDLLIVLLSGGASSLIPAPVAGVRLADKQQLTQLLLRSGAAIQEINAVRKHLSMIKGGRLAEATRARIVTLILSDVIGNELTAIGSGPTTPDPSTYRDAIAILKRRRIWTKAPASIRRHLQRGERGVVSETPKPGAARFRSVQHEIIGNNEMSLEAAAQAASRAGLRTVLFSTPILGEASKAGVAFASLARRFSEAKGTVQRPYCLVAGGEPIVIVTGNGKGGRAQEFAAAAACEIDGLHKTWVAAIGTDGTDGPTDAAGAVVSGSTLGQAKRKGIDLRRAVSQHNAYPAFQTLNSHIVTGPTGTNVNDLYLLLAL; encoded by the coding sequence GTGCCCGAGCCGCTGTTTCAAACAGGCGAAAACCCCATAAATCACATGGCTCTTACGTTGCCAGCATCTTCCGCCCGCTCGATTCTCCGTCGCGTGATCGGAGCGGGGTTGCGGGCGGCGGACCCCGCTCACGCGCTGCTCGCTCGCGTGCATCGAACCGGCCACCGTTTACAGGTGGGGCGTCGCACGTACGACCTCCGATCATTCGAGCGTATTGTCGTGGTCGGGGCAGGGAAAGCGTCGGCGCGAATGGCTCAGGCCCTCGAACGAGTCTTAGGCGCCTACCTGGATGGCGGGTTTGTCGTCGTCAAAACCGGCCATCGTCTTCCTACTAAGCGCATCACTGTCATTGAAGCCAGCCACCCGGTCCCTGATCGGGACGGAATAGAAGCCGCGAAACGACTGCACGCCCAAGCGGCCGAGTTGGGCCCTCGCGATCTGCTGATCGTGCTGCTTTCAGGCGGGGCCTCCAGTTTGATTCCCGCTCCGGTCGCCGGTGTGCGTCTTGCCGACAAACAGCAACTTACGCAATTGCTCCTGAGAAGCGGCGCGGCCATTCAGGAAATCAACGCTGTTAGAAAGCACCTCTCGATGATCAAGGGTGGGCGTCTTGCCGAGGCGACTCGCGCGCGGATTGTGACCTTGATTCTCTCCGATGTCATCGGCAATGAATTAACGGCTATCGGTTCAGGTCCCACGACTCCCGACCCGTCGACCTATCGCGATGCGATTGCGATCTTGAAGCGGAGACGCATTTGGACCAAGGCGCCCGCGTCGATTCGCCGGCATCTCCAGCGCGGGGAGCGTGGTGTTGTCAGTGAAACGCCGAAGCCGGGGGCGGCCCGATTTCGGAGCGTGCAGCATGAGATCATCGGAAATAACGAGATGTCTCTCGAGGCGGCCGCGCAAGCCGCCTCGCGCGCGGGATTGCGGACCGTGCTGTTCTCGACGCCCATTCTGGGCGAAGCCTCCAAAGCCGGAGTGGCGTTTGCGTCGCTGGCGCGTCGCTTCTCCGAAGCGAAAGGAACGGTTCAACGGCCCTATTGCCTGGTGGCCGGCGGAGAACCCATTGTTATCGTCACAGGGAATGGCAAGGGCGGCCGCGCGCAGGAGTTTGCGGCGGCGGCGGCTTGTGAAATCGACGGACTGCACAAAACCTGGGTGGCCGCAATCGGAACGGACGGGACTGACGGTCCGACAGATGCGGCCGGGGCTGTGGTGTCCGGTTCCACGCTTGGCCAGGCCAAACGGAAGGGAATCGATCTTCGCCGCGCCGTCTCACAGCACAATGCCTATCCCGCCTTTCAAACTCTGAACAGCCACATTGTCACGGGGCCTACCGGAACCAATGTGAATGACCTTTACCTGCTGCTCGCACTCTAG